From the genome of Haloferax mediterranei ATCC 33500, one region includes:
- a CDS encoding BtrH N-terminal domain-containing protein codes for MELIEGYDHQSGVHCGAAALRNVTEYYGWNYSEASCFGIGGGPAFVLYEHPEESWVTFRTSPTWLERAFFERLGISHLSKAGDDFETAWEETTARVDADDPIILFLDPASLDYLPDDFPHLPPHVAVMTGYDDETVQLSDGAMEEQTEVSRSTLEDAWSADRFVPLDNEYLVVTRARITADGTDAAAAGLRQAATYILDPLQIKRDARGPGEEGIPALRSFADYLGTWPELPEPVRPVRAARQSIDEHGEGAAFRVLYAEALEELGQRTGLAHDLADRMASVGEEWRNVKTLLDDIIAEDEPQPARFAEAATLIGDIADREEAVFEEIADELGRSDSSV; via the coding sequence ATGGAGCTCATCGAGGGGTACGACCATCAATCTGGAGTCCACTGTGGAGCAGCGGCGCTCAGGAACGTCACTGAGTATTACGGGTGGAACTACAGCGAGGCAAGTTGTTTCGGTATCGGTGGAGGTCCAGCGTTCGTCCTCTACGAGCACCCCGAGGAGTCCTGGGTTACGTTCCGGACCAGTCCGACTTGGCTGGAACGGGCCTTCTTCGAGCGACTCGGTATCTCTCACTTGTCCAAAGCAGGCGATGACTTCGAGACAGCCTGGGAGGAGACGACCGCTCGTGTAGACGCGGACGACCCGATTATACTGTTCCTCGACCCGGCTTCCCTGGACTATCTCCCTGATGACTTCCCCCATCTGCCACCCCACGTCGCAGTGATGACTGGATACGACGATGAGACGGTACAGCTCTCGGATGGAGCGATGGAGGAACAAACGGAGGTGTCGCGCTCGACACTCGAGGATGCCTGGTCCGCTGACCGATTTGTGCCGCTGGACAACGAATATCTCGTCGTGACCCGTGCAAGAATCACAGCAGACGGAACCGATGCGGCCGCTGCCGGCCTTCGGCAAGCCGCGACGTATATACTCGACCCACTTCAGATAAAGCGAGACGCACGGGGGCCGGGTGAGGAAGGCATCCCGGCGCTACGCTCGTTCGCAGACTATCTCGGAACATGGCCGGAGCTGCCCGAACCAGTCCGACCGGTACGGGCTGCTCGACAAAGCATCGACGAACACGGTGAAGGGGCCGCTTTCCGTGTGCTCTACGCCGAAGCGCTCGAAGAGTTAGGACAGCGGACCGGACTCGCCCACGACCTCGCTGACCGAATGGCCAGCGTCGGTGAGGAGTGGCGGAACGTCAAGACGCTCCTTGACGATATTATCGCGGAAGACGAGCCGCAACCGGCACGCTTCGCGGAGGCCGCGACCCTCATCGGCGACATTGCAGACCGGGAAGAGGCAGTGTTCGAAGAAATCGCCGACGAACTGGGACGCAGCGATAGCAGTGTGTGA
- a CDS encoding alpha/beta fold hydrolase: protein MFPNLVGSWRTLPVFGVKTALERHSRNHETTTPLEPTPSDVVYTENKLELRHYQPRPEVQQNVPILLVYAIINRPSILDFQPDRSVVQQFLDQGFDVFLLDWGAPSVLDAHLGLEDFVTRYLANCVDVVTERTEADALHLFGYCTGATLAAIFAALYPQLVRTLGMLAPVLNFDVDGGIFDLWGREESYNPQHLVDTFGNAPGEWLAMEFSLVDPVEYHLARYLSLYEHIADEEFLSRFLRRLQWGFDTVDVAGELYTEFLVDLYRENRLMKGTLSVGGETIDLETLEMPILDIIGMDDQFIPAEASLPFIEAVPSTDTTVIEYPADHVGLSTGEGAHTDLWPRVCEWFAARSEASPNG, encoded by the coding sequence ATGTTCCCTAACCTCGTCGGTAGCTGGCGCACTCTCCCGGTGTTCGGTGTAAAGACAGCCCTCGAACGTCACTCCAGAAACCACGAGACGACAACGCCTCTCGAACCGACTCCCAGCGATGTCGTCTACACTGAAAATAAACTCGAACTCCGGCACTACCAGCCACGACCTGAGGTGCAGCAGAACGTCCCGATTTTGCTCGTGTATGCGATTATCAACCGCCCATCAATCCTCGATTTTCAGCCCGACCGAAGCGTCGTCCAACAGTTTCTCGACCAGGGGTTCGATGTCTTTCTCCTCGACTGGGGTGCCCCCTCCGTTCTGGATGCCCATCTCGGATTAGAGGATTTCGTAACTCGGTATCTCGCCAACTGCGTCGATGTCGTCACCGAACGAACTGAGGCGGACGCGCTCCATCTATTTGGCTACTGTACCGGCGCGACACTGGCCGCAATCTTCGCGGCATTATATCCGCAACTGGTCCGTACGCTCGGGATGCTTGCGCCGGTGCTGAATTTTGATGTCGATGGGGGCATCTTCGACCTCTGGGGGCGTGAAGAAAGCTACAATCCTCAACATCTGGTCGATACCTTCGGAAACGCTCCCGGCGAATGGCTCGCGATGGAATTTTCGCTCGTCGACCCGGTCGAATACCACCTCGCCCGCTATCTCAGCCTCTACGAGCATATTGCCGATGAGGAGTTCCTGTCACGGTTCTTGCGTAGGCTTCAGTGGGGTTTTGACACCGTTGACGTCGCAGGCGAGCTGTACACTGAATTCCTTGTGGACCTCTATCGCGAGAACAGGCTGATGAAGGGAACACTCTCGGTAGGAGGGGAAACTATTGACCTCGAAACCCTAGAGATGCCCATACTGGACATCATCGGGATGGACGACCAATTTATCCCGGCTGAGGCTAGCCTCCCCTTTATCGAGGCAGTCCCCAGTACAGATACGACGGTGATCGAGTACCCGGCCGATCACGTCGGGTTGTCGACCGGTGAAGGGGCTCATACAGACCTCTGGCCCC